A single window of Halodesulfovibrio marinisediminis DSM 17456 DNA harbors:
- a CDS encoding portal protein: MSQSLLKAVRTTSAFLEAQKQDWEPAWRDVAHYIVPHKGTFGFSDSGSTSRFSKKIIDGTASRSIRILAAGMQSGLTSPAQPWFRLRLVDRDLMEYAPVRLWLDAVENRIYNELAHAGFYQAAHSMYSELAAFGSANMYMASDEKRPFSFSCLTCGEYAWASDRYGKIDTVLRRTKMTVRQVAALFGEEGLSATARRMLARDPYNMIEVGHLVCPREGKSIVVSGKSKPFFVGKKNMPWASITFEMGTDATTVLNESGFMEFPHLCGRWDVTGMDTYGYSPAMDVMPDVKMLQEMAKSQLLAVHKVVNPPMRVPAGYKQRLNLIPGAQNFVNSTQQDAVSPLYQINPDIQAVSYKIDDVRRGIREGFFNDLFLMFTGEGRSNITATEVLERSQEKMVMLGPVIERHQTEILDPLLARMLGVLQRSGRMPEAPPELDGRALEVEYVSVLAQAQKLAGSNAIRQLTEQVGRMATVAPSVLDKLDFDQCVDELASTAGVPARVLRSDEDVAARREAARAQATELQAPEQIEKMASAVSSVVGATKESPELLEMVGSVVGSGTDVKSQKLLKEALTFTGR, translated from the coding sequence ATGTCCCAATCATTATTAAAGGCCGTCAGAACTACGAGCGCGTTTTTGGAGGCGCAGAAGCAAGACTGGGAACCTGCATGGCGGGATGTGGCGCATTATATTGTGCCGCATAAGGGGACTTTTGGTTTTTCAGACTCTGGAAGCACTTCTCGGTTCAGTAAGAAGATTATTGATGGAACGGCATCTAGGTCAATCCGCATTCTTGCAGCAGGAATGCAGAGTGGGCTTACGTCTCCGGCGCAGCCGTGGTTCAGGCTGCGACTCGTGGATAGGGATTTGATGGAGTATGCACCGGTACGTTTGTGGCTCGATGCTGTTGAGAACCGCATTTACAACGAACTGGCACATGCAGGGTTTTATCAGGCAGCCCACAGTATGTACTCCGAGCTCGCAGCATTCGGCTCAGCAAATATGTACATGGCGTCGGATGAGAAAAGACCTTTCAGTTTTTCTTGTTTGACATGCGGTGAGTACGCATGGGCGTCAGACCGTTATGGAAAAATAGACACCGTGCTTCGCCGCACAAAAATGACTGTTCGTCAGGTGGCAGCACTGTTTGGTGAGGAGGGTTTGTCCGCAACTGCCCGACGAATGCTGGCACGTGATCCGTACAATATGATTGAGGTTGGGCACCTTGTTTGCCCGCGAGAGGGGAAAAGCATTGTTGTTTCTGGGAAAAGCAAACCATTTTTCGTGGGTAAGAAAAACATGCCGTGGGCATCCATTACATTTGAAATGGGAACAGACGCGACCACAGTCTTGAATGAAAGTGGCTTTATGGAATTCCCTCATTTGTGCGGTAGATGGGATGTAACAGGCATGGATACTTACGGGTATTCACCGGCAATGGATGTAATGCCGGATGTAAAGATGCTTCAGGAAATGGCAAAGAGCCAATTGCTTGCGGTGCATAAGGTGGTGAATCCGCCAATGCGTGTACCAGCGGGCTATAAGCAGCGTCTGAATCTTATTCCGGGTGCACAGAACTTTGTAAACAGCACACAGCAGGATGCGGTTTCTCCGCTGTATCAAATTAATCCTGATATTCAGGCTGTTTCTTATAAGATAGATGATGTGCGCCGAGGTATCCGCGAAGGCTTTTTTAATGACCTGTTCTTAATGTTCACGGGAGAAGGGCGCAGCAATATCACCGCAACAGAGGTGCTTGAGCGTAGTCAGGAAAAGATGGTCATGCTCGGACCGGTCATAGAGAGACATCAGACAGAAATCCTTGATCCGTTGCTGGCGCGAATGCTTGGTGTTCTCCAGCGTAGCGGAAGAATGCCGGAAGCTCCACCGGAGTTGGATGGCAGAGCGCTGGAAGTAGAGTACGTGTCTGTGCTTGCTCAGGCGCAGAAGCTTGCAGGCTCTAATGCAATCCGCCAGTTGACGGAACAGGTTGGAAGAATGGCGACAGTGGCCCCGTCAGTTCTCGATAAATTGGATTTTGATCAATGTGTGGATGAGCTTGCTTCTACAGCAGGTGTCCCGGCACGGGTTCTCAGGTCTGATGAAGATGTTGCGGCGCGACGTGAGGCTGCAAGGGCTCAAGCTACAGAGCTTCAAGCTCCGGAACAAATTGAAAAGATGGCAAGTGCTGTTTCTTCTGTTGTGGGAGCTACTAAAGAGTCTCCTGAACTTCTTGAAATGGTTGGTTCTGTAGTTGGCAGTGGAACGGACGTGAAGTCACAGAAACTGCTTAAGGAAGCTCTGACATTCACTGGACGGTAG
- a CDS encoding major capsid protein, with translation MGATLKELATVHSTKQPQQVDSLTEEAPVLGVIPFEEASHGLWNMYEDVTDVEGAGWVEMNAPLPGVDVTSDLKKVDLSILGGEIECPEDTARMFGSKEAYFARKLPKIIRKSGMAAEQRIIYDNFLRWAADNKRVVSAGASTDDCYSIIAVRFVSGETTGLYSSESFKQGTLLDVQPINGGQLYKASSGKHEGVLCYGCRLKAYFGLQIANAYSVAALVNINKSNTPTAMMIDDLLADVRATSGTTYLFMHGKAQTLLNEHKGKSLQVLPGGRDLDRQITHWNGVEIVTSYNFLDGTEAARTV, from the coding sequence ATGGGTGCAACACTGAAAGAGCTCGCAACTGTTCACAGCACAAAGCAGCCACAGCAGGTGGATAGCTTAACCGAGGAAGCACCGGTACTGGGGGTTATTCCATTTGAGGAAGCATCCCATGGCCTGTGGAACATGTACGAGGATGTGACAGACGTTGAAGGTGCAGGTTGGGTTGAAATGAATGCGCCTTTACCGGGGGTGGATGTAACCAGCGATCTTAAAAAAGTCGATCTTTCCATTCTTGGCGGTGAAATTGAGTGTCCGGAAGATACTGCTCGTATGTTTGGCAGTAAGGAAGCCTACTTTGCACGCAAGCTTCCTAAGATTATCCGTAAATCCGGTATGGCTGCGGAACAGCGCATTATCTACGACAACTTTCTCCGCTGGGCAGCAGATAACAAGCGTGTGGTAAGTGCCGGCGCTTCTACTGACGATTGCTACTCAATTATTGCTGTACGTTTTGTGTCTGGTGAAACCACCGGCCTGTATTCTAGCGAAAGCTTTAAGCAGGGCACATTGCTTGATGTACAGCCAATCAACGGCGGTCAGCTTTATAAGGCGTCTTCTGGGAAGCATGAAGGAGTTCTCTGTTATGGCTGTCGCTTGAAAGCCTATTTCGGTTTGCAGATTGCCAATGCGTATTCTGTAGCAGCTTTGGTTAACATCAACAAAAGTAACACACCTACTGCGATGATGATTGATGACCTTCTTGCAGATGTGCGTGCGACCTCTGGCACTACATATCTGTTTATGCATGGTAAGGCGCAGACTTTGCTCAATGAACATAAAGGGAAATCACTTCAGGTGCTCCCTGGCGGTCGCGATCTTGATCGTCAGATTACTCACTGGAACGGTGTGGAAATTGTGACTTCATACAACTTCCTTGATGGTACAGAAGCAGCGCGAACTGTGTAA
- a CDS encoding FCD domain-containing protein, producing the protein MYQQMKCVQQVCSGSCGPNGRACEYSSRLQDILQVQYNIETALLESVVRNATVKGVGRLHDLLSMQEAVLHSDVETKLVLRRFYEELFVLASNCMLSMLSVQLIPMFEEGRELYMSVVFNRKVLYEHNKKLVRCIEEFDEVGACAALRGQLLRMGTYYSVYLN; encoded by the coding sequence GTGTATCAACAGATGAAGTGTGTTCAACAGGTGTGTAGTGGTTCGTGTGGCCCGAATGGAAGAGCGTGCGAGTATAGCTCTCGTTTGCAGGATATTTTACAAGTTCAGTACAACATTGAGACGGCGTTACTTGAATCTGTGGTGAGAAATGCCACTGTCAAAGGGGTCGGGCGGTTGCACGATTTGCTATCAATGCAGGAAGCCGTGTTACATTCGGATGTCGAAACAAAGCTTGTTTTGCGTCGGTTCTATGAAGAGCTTTTTGTTTTGGCCTCAAACTGTATGTTGTCTATGCTTTCAGTGCAGTTGATACCGATGTTTGAAGAAGGTCGGGAACTATACATGTCAGTCGTGTTTAACCGAAAGGTGTTGTATGAGCATAATAAAAAGCTCGTGCGTTGTATTGAAGAGTTTGACGAAGTAGGTGCGTGTGCTGCTTTACGCGGCCAGTTGCTACGAATGGGAACATACTATTCTGTGTATCTTAATTGA
- a CDS encoding TetR/AcrR family transcriptional regulator produces the protein MKRDIILDTAARLFAERGFSNTPTSLLAKEAGVAEGTIFRHFRTKDDIFLTLITNVKNQLIEDIEKYLEVREPENALEKVESVIKSFYVFVKKNHMEFSLIFRDAPTRYCGNSEDFFVQIKEIYAYVTGYLCDSIEEGKLDGSIIADIDSQETADMLMATMVGLVRGMHFGFIEPSDNMLKTVLRNFKKVLC, from the coding sequence ATGAAACGCGATATTATTCTTGATACTGCTGCACGTCTTTTTGCTGAACGTGGATTTAGTAATACACCTACCAGTCTTCTCGCCAAAGAAGCAGGTGTTGCAGAAGGTACCATATTCCGTCACTTCCGCACTAAAGACGATATTTTTCTTACACTCATTACAAACGTAAAAAACCAGCTCATTGAAGATATTGAAAAATATCTTGAAGTACGTGAGCCGGAAAATGCGCTTGAAAAAGTAGAATCTGTGATTAAATCTTTTTACGTCTTCGTAAAAAAGAATCACATGGAATTCTCCCTTATTTTCCGCGATGCACCAACCCGTTACTGCGGTAACAGCGAAGATTTCTTCGTACAGATCAAAGAAATCTATGCATACGTTACTGGCTACCTTTGTGACTCTATTGAAGAAGGTAAACTTGACGGCTCAATCATCGCAGACATTGATTCTCAGGAAACAGCGGACATGCTTATGGCTACTATGGTCGGTCTTGTTCGCGGCATGCACTTTGGCTTTATTGAGCCATCTGACAACATGCTTAAGACTGTTTTGCGTAACTTCAAAAAAGTTCTCTGCTAA